One window from the genome of Eublepharis macularius isolate TG4126 chromosome 15, MPM_Emac_v1.0, whole genome shotgun sequence encodes:
- the CCER2 gene encoding coiled-coil domain-containing glutamate-rich protein 2 produces MLSDGVSILPLLFLCQAYALPLASQLSEEDEKVTRCITEVLADTLSKPSPVPVTSECMKILREDERVLAMLHHQHLLTELEDLAHQENAKHRLGHEDSRDSWEREGEEQEEVKKREARAGQQREATASEKMQDGEWKEEGQGLKEFQKTEKIEEKLKEVSHGEDKQEALEEEAAKEEMEDEGEEDRLRKNKKRSSSETWSSQEYFGHVKNRGPGGPKIREVMLQGNRDSIKRNGSDKKRPFELEGEEEVGDSSEEKPRSRYHHHGGRHHEDWEDEEEEEKKRKMADLTKRVAEKASDEETAQFEEEEKGVKISNSKGQLHGGWKPWPEEEEEKEEGEMRYGHHHQPAGLDLKKRHWEDYPKGRHHGREEDEGEREAGQNEAQELQKLEEIEYDLQKAAEKLQELKRGSSRPAHQGQV; encoded by the exons ATGCTTTCAGACGGAGTCTCAATCCTGCCGCTTCTCTTCCTCTGCCAAG CTTATGCTCTGCCATTAGCAAGCCAGCTGTCGGAAGAAGATGAGAAG GTGACCAGATGCATCACGGAAGTTCTAGCAGACACCCTTTCCAAACCCAGTCCAGTTCCAGTGACCAGTGAATGCATGAAAATCCTTAGGGAGG ATGAACGAGTCCTGGCGATGCTTCACCATCAGCATCTGCTGACAGAGCTGGAAGATCTGGCGCATCAAG AAAATGCAAAGCATCGTCTGGGACATGAAGACAGCCGTGACTCTTGGGAAAGAGAAGGCGAAGAGCAGGAGGAAGTCAAGAAGCGAGAGGCGAGGGCGGGCCAGCAGAGAGAAGCAACAGCTTCTGAGAAGATGCAAGATGGGGAATGGAAGGAAGAGGGGCAGGGCCTGAAGGAGTTCCAAAAAACGGAGAAGATCGAGGAGAAGTTGAAGGAAGTCTCCCACGGAGAGGACAAACAGGAGGCTTTGGAAGAGGAGGCGGCCAAAGAGGAGATGGAGGATGAGGGTGAGGAAGACAGGCTGAGGAAGAATAAGAAAAGGAGCTCCTCGGAGACGTGGTCTTCTCAGGAATATTTTGGCCATGTGAAGAACAGAGGTCCTGGGGGGCCGAAAATCAGGGAGGTGATGCTTCAAGGAAATCGGGACAGCATCAAGAGAAATGGGTCAGACAAGAAGAGGCCCTTCGAgctggagggagaagaggaagtaGGTGACAGCTCTGAAGAGAAGCCGAGAAGCCGTTACCACCACCATGGAGGCCGCCACCATGAGGACTGGGAggatgaagaggaagaagagaagaagaggaagatggCTGATCTGACCAAGCGAGTGGCCGAGAAGGCCAGTGACGAAGAGACAGCCCAGTttgaagaggaagagaaaggggtAAAGATCTCCAACTCCAAGGGCCAACTCCATGGAGGCTGGAAGCCCTGgccggaggaagaggaagagaaggaggaaggtGAGATGAGGTATGGACACCACCATCAACCAGCTGGCCTGGACCTCAAGAAGAGACACTGGGAAGATTATCCAAAGGGCAGGCACCATGGCCGTGAAGAGGATGAGGGAGAAAGGGAGGCCGGCCAGAATGAG GCCCAAGAGCTGCAGAAGCTTGAAGAGATTGAATATGATCTCCAAAAGGCTGCTGAGAAGCTGCAGGAACTGAAGAGAGGCTCTTCTCGTCCAGCACATCAAGGGCAGGtttag